In a single window of the Ramlibacter agri genome:
- a CDS encoding MFS transporter: MTTVVVVKKAGQIAIAADTLVTFGDTRLAHRFEDNTKIFRVETDDGPSYIGMAGTVAHFPVLRKAMGSMPREILKLGSKDEVFDTFTKLHPYLKDNFFLQTKEEDSDPYESSQFSVVIANASGIYGLYSYREVFEFKEFWGIGSGRSFALGAMHAAYAKAKTAREVAEAGIAAGCEFDRNSELPCDLFTVKSKEK; encoded by the coding sequence ATGACAACAGTAGTGGTGGTGAAGAAAGCCGGGCAGATCGCGATCGCAGCGGACACGCTGGTGACCTTCGGTGATACCCGCCTGGCGCACCGCTTCGAGGACAACACGAAGATCTTCCGCGTCGAAACCGACGACGGCCCGAGCTACATCGGCATGGCCGGCACGGTGGCGCACTTCCCCGTGCTGCGCAAGGCGATGGGCTCCATGCCGCGCGAGATCCTCAAGCTCGGAAGCAAGGACGAGGTCTTCGATACCTTCACGAAGCTGCACCCCTACCTCAAGGACAACTTCTTCCTGCAGACCAAGGAAGAGGACAGCGACCCTTACGAGTCCAGCCAGTTCAGCGTGGTGATCGCCAACGCGAGCGGCATCTACGGCCTGTACAGCTACCGCGAGGTGTTCGAGTTCAAGGAGTTCTGGGGCATCGGCTCGGGCCGCAGCTTCGCGCTGGGCGCCATGCATGCTGCCTACGCCAAGGCCAAGACCGCGCGCGAAGTCGCGGAGGCGGGCATCGCGGCGGGCTGCGAGTTCGACCGCAACTCCGAACTGCCCTGCGACCTCTTCACAGTCAAATCGAAAGAAAAATAA
- the lpdA gene encoding dihydrolipoyl dehydrogenase: protein MASVTEVKVPDIGDFKEVAVIEVLVKPGDTVKLEQSLVTVESDKASMEIPSTHAGVVKEMKVKVGDKVAEGTVLLTVEATAGAAAPAPAPAPAKAAAPAPAAAGPAPVASSYAGGADLECDMLVLGAGPGGYSAAFRAADLGMKTVLVERYATLGGVCLNVGCIPSKALLHVAAVMDEVNHFADLGVSYGKPTVDRAKLKAHKDKVTGKLTGGLAMMAKMRKVTVVRGIGTFLDPHHLQVEETSGDGKDTTGKKQTIRFKNAIIAAGSQAVSLPFMPKDPRVVDSTGALDLATDPKRMLILGGGIIGLEMGTVYSTLGARLDVVEMLDGLMQGADRDLVRVWQKMNAPRFDNIMLKTKTVGAEATKDGILVRFEGEQAPREPQVYDLVLQAVGRTPNGKKIGAEKAGVTVTDRGFIPVDIQMRTNVPHIFAIGDIVGQPMLAHKAVHEAHVAAEVAAGEMLGDDALRRGAFNARVIPSVAYTDPEVAWVGLTEDQAKAQGIAVKKGHFPWSASGRAIANTRDEGFTKLLFDANTHRIVGGGIVGTHAGDLISEVALAIEMGADEIDIGKTIHPHPTLGESVGMAAEIAHGTCTDVPPPRK, encoded by the coding sequence ATGGCCTCCGTGACGGAAGTGAAAGTCCCCGACATCGGCGACTTCAAGGAAGTGGCCGTGATCGAGGTGCTGGTGAAGCCCGGCGACACGGTCAAGCTCGAGCAGTCCCTGGTCACCGTCGAGAGCGACAAGGCCTCGATGGAGATTCCTTCGACCCACGCCGGCGTGGTCAAGGAGATGAAGGTCAAGGTCGGCGACAAGGTGGCTGAAGGCACCGTGCTGCTGACCGTTGAAGCAACGGCTGGTGCTGCCGCACCGGCGCCGGCTCCCGCCCCTGCCAAGGCCGCCGCGCCCGCGCCGGCTGCTGCCGGTCCGGCCCCTGTCGCGTCCAGCTATGCCGGCGGCGCCGACCTGGAATGCGACATGCTGGTGCTGGGCGCCGGCCCCGGCGGCTACTCGGCCGCTTTCCGTGCCGCCGACCTCGGCATGAAGACGGTGCTGGTGGAGCGCTATGCCACGCTGGGCGGCGTCTGCCTCAATGTCGGCTGCATCCCGTCCAAGGCGCTGCTGCACGTCGCGGCGGTGATGGACGAAGTGAACCACTTCGCGGACCTGGGCGTCTCCTACGGCAAGCCCACCGTCGACCGTGCCAAGCTGAAGGCGCACAAGGACAAGGTCACCGGCAAGCTGACCGGCGGCCTGGCCATGATGGCGAAGATGCGCAAGGTCACGGTCGTGCGCGGCATCGGCACCTTCCTCGACCCGCACCACCTGCAGGTCGAGGAGACCAGCGGCGACGGCAAGGACACCACGGGCAAGAAGCAGACGATCAGGTTCAAGAACGCGATCATCGCGGCCGGGTCGCAGGCCGTGTCGCTGCCCTTCATGCCCAAGGACCCGCGCGTGGTGGATTCCACCGGCGCGCTGGACCTGGCGACCGACCCGAAGCGCATGCTGATCCTGGGCGGCGGCATCATCGGCCTGGAGATGGGCACGGTGTACTCCACGCTGGGCGCGCGCCTGGACGTGGTGGAAATGCTGGACGGCCTGATGCAGGGCGCGGACCGCGACCTGGTGCGCGTGTGGCAGAAGATGAACGCCCCGCGCTTCGACAACATCATGCTGAAGACCAAGACCGTCGGCGCGGAAGCGACGAAGGACGGCATCCTGGTCAGGTTCGAAGGCGAACAGGCGCCCAGGGAACCGCAGGTCTACGACCTGGTGCTGCAGGCCGTGGGCCGCACGCCCAACGGCAAGAAGATAGGCGCCGAGAAGGCCGGCGTGACGGTGACCGACCGCGGCTTCATCCCGGTGGACATCCAGATGCGCACCAACGTGCCGCACATCTTCGCCATCGGCGACATCGTCGGCCAGCCCATGCTGGCCCACAAGGCGGTGCACGAGGCGCACGTGGCGGCCGAAGTGGCGGCGGGCGAAATGCTCGGAGACGACGCCTTGCGTCGCGGCGCCTTCAACGCGCGCGTGATCCCGAGCGTGGCCTACACCGACCCCGAGGTCGCGTGGGTGGGCCTCACCGAGGACCAGGCCAAGGCGCAGGGCATCGCCGTGAAGAAGGGCCACTTCCCGTGGTCCGCTTCCGGCCGCGCGATCGCCAACACGCGCGACGAAGGCTTCACCAAGCTGCTGTTCGACGCCAATACCCACCGCATCGTGGGCGGCGGCATCGTCGGCACGCATGCCGGGGACCTGATCAGCGAGGTGGCGCTGGCCATCGAGATGGGCGCCGACGAGATCGACATCGGCAAGACCATCCACCCGCACCCGACGCTGGGCGAAAGCGTCGGCATGGC